A genome region from Lactobacillus sp. ESL0791 includes the following:
- a CDS encoding aminotransferase class I/II-fold pyridoxal phosphate-dependent enzyme, which produces MVDLKKYMKKGLAEAAENPILKFSTYASKIPDVVKFTLGEPDFNTPDHIKEAAKKGIDDNHSHYAPSNGTPGARKAASEFLAKKYGQKYDPDTEVLITNGVSEAIFDVVTAVFNPGDVMVVPTPIFPLYMTDEGILNTGIKIVEIDTSDDGFKLTPEKLQKVIDEYGDHVRMLVMNYPTNPTGVMYSQDELNALADVIRDKPIFALCDEIYSELNYDQPHASMEKTLHDQVILMNGVSKAWAMTGYRIGVICAPKDILTQLAKVHQAIATTEPTPMQDAAEEAFKNGIDDAAPMKAEFLKRRDVLYDGLTKLGFDCVKPNGAFYIFAKIPEGLEQDDNKFIYDLVEKAHVALTAGSCFAAAGAGYVRFSYAVAMDQIKEGLRRIEKYVNENKK; this is translated from the coding sequence ATGGTTGATTTGAAAAAATATATGAAAAAAGGCTTAGCTGAGGCTGCAGAAAATCCGATTCTGAAGTTTTCTACTTATGCCAGCAAGATCCCGGATGTTGTGAAGTTTACGCTGGGTGAGCCTGACTTTAACACGCCGGATCATATTAAGGAAGCTGCAAAAAAGGGGATTGATGATAACCATTCCCACTACGCCCCTTCAAACGGAACGCCGGGCGCAAGGAAAGCAGCCAGTGAATTTTTGGCTAAGAAGTATGGGCAAAAATATGATCCTGATACCGAGGTGCTGATTACCAACGGGGTAAGTGAGGCAATTTTTGATGTAGTAACCGCCGTCTTTAATCCCGGTGATGTGATGGTTGTCCCAACACCAATCTTTCCGTTGTATATGACCGATGAGGGTATTTTGAATACTGGAATAAAAATCGTGGAAATTGATACTTCAGACGATGGCTTTAAGCTGACACCGGAAAAACTGCAAAAAGTGATTGATGAGTACGGCGATCACGTCCGGATGCTGGTTATGAACTATCCGACTAACCCAACAGGTGTGATGTACAGTCAGGATGAATTGAATGCGCTGGCCGATGTGATTCGCGATAAGCCGATTTTTGCTCTGTGTGACGAAATTTACAGTGAATTAAACTATGATCAGCCGCATGCATCAATGGAAAAGACATTGCATGATCAGGTAATTTTAATGAATGGTGTGTCCAAAGCTTGGGCAATGACCGGTTACCGGATTGGGGTTATCTGTGCACCGAAGGACATTCTGACGCAGCTAGCTAAGGTGCACCAGGCCATTGCTACCACTGAGCCGACGCCAATGCAGGATGCGGCCGAGGAAGCATTCAAGAACGGGATAGATGATGCTGCGCCAATGAAAGCAGAATTCTTGAAGCGCCGGGATGTCTTGTATGACGGCTTAACCAAACTGGGCTTTGACTGTGTCAAGCCGAATGGCGCCTTCTATATTTTTGCTAAAATTCCGGAAGGTCTTGAGCAAGACGATAACAAGTTTATCTATGACCTGGTCGAAAAGGCGCATGTTGCTCTGACTGCTGGTTCTTGCTTTGCCGCAGCTGGCGCCGGCTACGTTCGCTTCTCTTATGCAGTTGCGATGGACCAAATCAAAGAAGGCTTGCGGCGTATAGAAAAATACGTCAACGAAAATAAAAAATAG
- a CDS encoding SLAP domain-containing protein, whose amino-acid sequence MRKFVVFILNLDSRIYVAVSETINGRRFYEFANGKRIAAGNIDGNIRKLTQNAYIYDQHAHRVGKKKLARKAKIRTYGKPVKIKGRAHYIIGDKRYVKRANFK is encoded by the coding sequence TTGCGTAAATTTGTTGTTTTCATTTTAAATCTTGATTCCAGAATCTATGTTGCGGTTTCCGAAACTATCAACGGTCGCAGATTCTATGAATTTGCCAATGGCAAGAGAATTGCAGCAGGTAACATCGACGGTAATATCAGAAAGTTAACCCAAAATGCTTATATCTATGACCAGCACGCTCACCGTGTTGGCAAAAAGAAATTAGCAAGAAAAGCCAAAATTCGCACTTATGGCAAACCGGTTAAGATCAAGGGCAGGGCCCACTACATTATCGGTGATAAGCGTTACGTTAAACGCGCAAACTTCAAATAA